One window of Ailuropoda melanoleuca isolate Jingjing chromosome 3, ASM200744v2, whole genome shotgun sequence genomic DNA carries:
- the NPM1 gene encoding nucleophosmin isoform X1, producing the protein MEDSMDMDMSPLRPQNYLFGCELKADKDYHFKVDNDENEHQLSLRTVSLGAGAKDELHIVEAEAMNYEGSPIKVTLATLKMSVQPTVSLGGFEITPPVVLRLKCGSGPVHISGQHLVAVEEDAESEDEEEEDVKLLSISGKRSAPGSGSKVPQKKVKLAADEDDDEDDDDDDDDEDDDDDDFDDEEAEEKAPVKKSIRDTPAKNAQKSNQNGKDSKPSTPRTKGQESFKKQEKTPKTPKGPSSVEDIKAKMQASIEKGGSLPKVEAKFINYVKNCFRMTDQEAIQDLWQWRKSL; encoded by the exons ATGGAAGATTCGATGGACATGGACATGAGCCCCCTGAGGCCCCAGAACTATCTTTTCG GTTGTGAACTAAAGGCTGACAAGGATTATCACTTCAAGGTGGATAATGATGAAAATGAGCACCAATTATCTTTAAGAACG GTCAGTTTAGGAGCTGGTGCAAAGGATGAATTGCACATTGTTGAAGCAGAGGCAATGAATTATGAAGGCAGTCCAATTAAAGTCACACTGGCAACTTTGAAAATGTCTGTACAGCCAACG GTTTCCCTTGGGGGATTTGAAATAACACCACCTGTGGTCTTACGGTTGAAATGTGGTTCAGGGCCTGTGCATATTAGTGGACAGCACTTAGTAG ctgtgGAGGAAGATGCAGAGTcagaagatgaagaggaagaggacgTGAAACTCCTTAGTATATCTGGAAAGCGTTCTGCCCCTGGAAGTGGTAGCAAGGTTCCACAG aaaaaagtaaaacttgctgctgatgaagatgatgatgaagatgatgatgatgacgatgatgatgaagA tgatgatgatgatgattttgatgatgaggaagctgaagaaaaGGCTCCAGTAAAGAAA TCTATACGAGATACTCCAgccaaaaatgcacaaaaatcaaaCCAGAATGGAAAAGACTCAAAACCATCAACACCAAGAACAAAA ggTCAGGAATCtttcaaaaaacaggaaaagactCCCAAAACACCGAAAGGACCTAGCTCTGTAGaagacataaaagcaaaaatgcaagCAAGTATAGAAAAA GGTGGGTCTCTTCCCAAAGTGGAAGCCAAGTTCATCAATTATGTGAAGAATTGCTTCCGGATGACTGACCAAGAG gctATTCAAGATCTCTGGCAGTGGAGGAAGTctctttaa
- the NPM1 gene encoding nucleophosmin isoform X2, with product MEDSMDMDMSPLRPQNYLFGCELKADKDYHFKVDNDENEHQLSLRTVSLGAGAKDELHIVEAEAMNYEGSPIKVTLATLKMSVQPTVSLGGFEITPPVVLRLKCGSGPVHISGQHLVAVEEDAESEDEEEEDVKLLSISGKRSAPGSGSKVPQKKVKLAADEDDDEDDDDDDDDEDDDDDDFDDEEAEEKAPVKKSIRDTPAKNAQKSNQNGKDSKPSTPRTKGQESFKKQEKTPKTPKGPSSVEDIKAKMQASIEKAN from the exons ATGGAAGATTCGATGGACATGGACATGAGCCCCCTGAGGCCCCAGAACTATCTTTTCG GTTGTGAACTAAAGGCTGACAAGGATTATCACTTCAAGGTGGATAATGATGAAAATGAGCACCAATTATCTTTAAGAACG GTCAGTTTAGGAGCTGGTGCAAAGGATGAATTGCACATTGTTGAAGCAGAGGCAATGAATTATGAAGGCAGTCCAATTAAAGTCACACTGGCAACTTTGAAAATGTCTGTACAGCCAACG GTTTCCCTTGGGGGATTTGAAATAACACCACCTGTGGTCTTACGGTTGAAATGTGGTTCAGGGCCTGTGCATATTAGTGGACAGCACTTAGTAG ctgtgGAGGAAGATGCAGAGTcagaagatgaagaggaagaggacgTGAAACTCCTTAGTATATCTGGAAAGCGTTCTGCCCCTGGAAGTGGTAGCAAGGTTCCACAG aaaaaagtaaaacttgctgctgatgaagatgatgatgaagatgatgatgatgacgatgatgatgaagA tgatgatgatgatgattttgatgatgaggaagctgaagaaaaGGCTCCAGTAAAGAAA TCTATACGAGATACTCCAgccaaaaatgcacaaaaatcaaaCCAGAATGGAAAAGACTCAAAACCATCAACACCAAGAACAAAA ggTCAGGAATCtttcaaaaaacaggaaaagactCCCAAAACACCGAAAGGACCTAGCTCTGTAGaagacataaaagcaaaaatgcaagCAAGTATAGAAAAA GCGAATTGA